In Orenia marismortui DSM 5156, the sequence AGGTGTTTATTTTTTCGGGATTTTGGTGTATCATTTAAGTAAGTCATAGTGTGCACCCTCCTGTAACTGGTTATTTTGTGGTGATTTAATTATATTACAGGTTGGTGCCCTATGGCTATTTTTATTTTGTTCAATTTGATTTTACAATGAAGCAAAAATATTAATTAAGTTATAAATAAAGATTAGCTAAAATGGCTAGTCTTTATTTATAGCAACTAATATAGAATTATCTATACTAGAAAGAATATAATTAAAAATTAAAAAATTCTTGAAGAATTTTTTGGTTAAGAAGGGATATTTTTATTTGCTATAATATAGAAAATAAAAAGTTATATAATTATTACAATAGATTATCAGCAGTGAATAAAAATAGTACTGAGCTTTCTAGTTACGCTTATGACCCATTTGGAAGAAGAACTAGTGTTACTGAAAATGGGCAGTCAACAAATTATCTCTGGGATGGAAATAGCTTACTTGCTACTTATGTGAGTGGTTCAATGGAGAATCTATATGCAGTAGGTTCAGGAATAGATGAAGTCTTAGGAGTCTATGGTGAGCAGAGTCAATATTTGCATAGTAATCACCTAGGTTCAATCACAGGAATAACAGGAACAGATGGAAGTGTGCTGGGTATGAGAAGTTACACTCCTTATGGAATGATGAGAAATACTACAGGAAGCTTTAATAGTAACTTAGGCTTTATAGGTCGTGAGCATGATGACACAGGGCTGACTTATATCAGAGCTAGATATTATGATGCTAGTGTGGGGAGATTTACTAGAGTTGACCCGATTAGAGATGGATTGAATTGGTATGGGTATTGTGGTGGGAATCCGGTTAATTACATTGATTTTACTGGTTTAAATATAGCTATTGTAGTCAATCCAGAAGGAGCAGGAGGTAATGGACACACATCTTTATATTTTCAAGATAGTAGTGGCAACTGGTATAAATATGATCAAGGAGCTACTAAAATACCGTTTTTAGGGAATATAGGTTTTATATCAGGTAGCAATGCCGATGCTGGAGTGAGTATTACCCCTGTTTCAGAGCCGCCAAAATGTGCTGAACAAATTGAAACAACCTCAAATCAAGATAGTCTTATTACTAAAAGTGCTAAAGCAAGTCAAAAAAGACATAATTCTGGGGAAGCTAAGTATAATATTTATACAAATAATTGTACTGATGCAGTAGTTGATGTGATCAATAATTCTGGGGCGGGAATTGAAATTCCTAATCCACCATTACCAGTTAAACCAAATAGTTGGAATGATATTTATCAAGACTGGCTTTTTAAAAATATAAAATAAAAGAGTAAGTTCATAAAATATTTGTTTTATAATAAGGAAGGAGTTGCTAATGAACATAATATTTAATAGTAAGGGTATTATTGTTTTTATGTTTTTTATTTTATCTTTTTTTATTTTATCTTCTTGTGATAATAAGAAAATGAAGATAGATAAAGTCTTGAATTATAGTAATGATAAAATAAAATTTACTGTTAATATAGAAAAAGTTATTTTCAAAAAAAATGATAATCGATTAAAAACATTTGTATATGGAAAAATAATAATTGATAATATTTCTAAAACAGACTCGATATATAGTTTAGAAGATATATTCTTGATTTTAGGAGATAATGAAATTAGTAGTAATGCTTATATTGATAGTGTAGGTTCAGTTATTATTCAAGATAATAATATAAAGAATGATAAGCAAAAAGAACATAAGGTATATTGGGTTTTTAATAGAAGACTAAATTTACATAGTATAAAGAATTTGAAATTATTATTTATAGACTAAATATATTTAATAACTTTTTTATTAATCACAAGTTTTATTATTTTGATGCAATTAAAATAGATTAATTGATTAAGTCGGGTTAAAACCTGACTTTTTTAATATCTAGAAAGAAACAGGAATTATATTACAATATATAGAAGATGTAACTTATGCTTACGATCCTATGGGTAGAAGTGTAACTGAAGATGGTCAACAGCGAGATTATCACTGGGATGGGAATAGTTTACTTGCTACTTATGTAAGTGGTTCAATGGAGAATCTATATGCAGTAGGAAGTGGAATCGATGAAGTCTTAGGTATCTATGGTAATCAGACTCAATATTTGCATAGTAACCAACTAGGCTCTATTACAGGAATAACAGGAACAGATGGC encodes:
- a CDS encoding RHS repeat-associated core domain-containing protein, whose protein sequence is MNKNSTELSSYAYDPFGRRTSVTENGQSTNYLWDGNSLLATYVSGSMENLYAVGSGIDEVLGVYGEQSQYLHSNHLGSITGITGTDGSVLGMRSYTPYGMMRNTTGSFNSNLGFIGREHDDTGLTYIRARYYDASVGRFTRVDPIRDGLNWYGYCGGNPVNYIDFTGLNIAIVVNPEGAGGNGHTSLYFQDSSGNWYKYDQGATKIPFLGNIGFISGSNADAGVSITPVSEPPKCAEQIETTSNQDSLITKSAKASQKRHNSGEAKYNIYTNNCTDAVVDVINNSGAGIEIPNPPLPVKPNSWNDIYQDWLFKNIK